The genomic DNA ATGTTTAAATCCTTCTATGGCGAATAAATTAAACACCATTTTGTAACCTTCTGGTAATTTGTCAATCAATTTTTGAATATCTTCAACAGAAGTGTTTTCTAAACTTTCTGTAGCAGCATCATTAAAAACATAATCTTTGTCAGATAAATCTACCAAGTTCTTTTTACGGAGATAAGAAATACAAGTATTTACCATAATTCTACGAATCCAACCTTCGAAACTACCTTCGTCTTTAAACTTGTCTAAGTTGGTAAAAACCTTTAGAAAACCTTGCAACATTAAATCTTCTGCATGATGTAAGTCTTTTACATATTGTCTACAAACGCCCAACATTTTAGGTGAATGCTGCTCGAACAATTGTTGTTGTGCTTCCCTATTGTTGGCAATCGCTTTTTTAATTAACAATTTTTGTTTGTTATGTAATGGTATAATTTTCAAGCCTCTCTTTTCTGTTTTTACTGCCTTACAAATATATAGACTACAGAAGTTTTAAAAAGGTTGCTTGGAGGAAAAAAAGTTTTTGAACTTTTTTTTAGTTAATAATTTTAAGTGATTGGTTTTTAGTTTTATCTTTATTCGAAAAACAACTATGAAAATTAATCTTATTGAAGCTATAGAAAAAACTAAAATTGAGAATGGAGTTTTCCCTAATTTATATAGAGCTGATGATAAAATAAGAAATAATTTTATAACCTTATATAGAAAACATAATTGGCAAATTATTTTTGATTGGACTATATGGGATGAAGGAAAAATAATTTCTAGAAACAAAAATTTTAATTATTCTACTATTAATTTTGAAACTAAATGTAAATTATTAACTGCAATTGTTAGAAATGATAGGTTTTATGATGGAGCAATTATTGAAGCTTTAAATTCTGGGTTAATTCTTAAGATTCTAAAAACTATTTAAAAATTTAATCTTCTTTTAAAAGAACATATTTATATAAAGAAAATTAATAAAAAATATATTATAGATGAATACTAGAGTATTCCTTTCCTGTGGAAGGATAATTACAACCTCAAAGAAACCTTACTCTTCTCCAACTGCTCATCAAACAATTCTTTAGTTACATTTGTTTTATAAAAAGGTACCATTTCTTTTAAAAGTTGTTTTCCTTTAATAGAATTTGTTAACTCAGGAAATGCTTTTTCAATTACTTCTAACATAATAGAAGTTGCTGTGGAAGCTCCTGGAGATGCGCCTAATAAACACGTAATACTGCCATCTTTACTAGAAATTACTTCTGTACCAAATTGCAATATTCCGCCTTCAAATTCATCCTTTTTAATAATCTGAACTCTTTGACCTGCAACCATAATTTCCCAATCTTCTGCATTCGCATTCTTTACAAATTTGCGTAAAGAATTCATTCTGTCTTCTTTACTCATTAAAACTTGCTCAATGAGATATTTAGTTAAGGGTAAATTGTGCCAAAAAGCGCCAAACATAGCGGGAATATTATCAAATTGAATAGATTTAAACAAATCTAAATTAGACCCTTCTTTTAAAAATTTCGGACTAAAACCTGCAAAAGGTCCAAACATCAGTTGACGTTTTCCATCAATATAACGGGTGTCTAAATGTGGTGTAGACATTGGTGGATCTCCAAGTCCGGCTTTGCTATATACTTTTGCGTCATGTTGTTTTATAATATCTTCATTCGTACAAACCAGCCATTCTCCACTTACAGGAAAACCTCCATACCCCTCTTTTTCTTCAATTTCTACTTTCTGAAGTAGTAATAAACTTCCTCCTCCAGCACCAATAAAAACATGCTCCGCTTCTAATTGATATTCTTCTTTCGTTTTTAAATTTCTAACTTCTACTGTCCAATCTAAATCGGTATCCGGATCAATATCCAACACTTCCATATTGCAATGCACTGGCGTATCGAATTCATTTTCTAAGATTGAAAATAATTTTTCAGTTAAGCTACCGTAATTCATTTCTGTTCCTCTATCAATTCTAGAGGCTGCCATAATTTCGTCTTCCGTTCTATCATTTGCAATTAAAGGAAACCACGCTTTCATTTTGTTAATTTCTCTTGTAAACTTAATAGAATCGAACATAAAATGATCTTTCATTGCATGAAATCTATTTTCTAAATAAGTGGCATTTTCTTTTCCTAAAACCCAACTATGATGTTTTACGGTGGCAATAAATTCATTAGGATTTTTAAGTAAGCCTTTATTTACTAAATAAGACCAAAACTGTTTCGAAGTTTCATATTGTGTACAAATATCAATGGCTTTTTTTATTGAAATTTCCCCATCTTCTTCCGGACAATAATTCAGCTCACACAAAGCAGAATGGCCTGTTCCTGCATTGTTCCAAGCCGCAGAACTTTCTTGTGCAACTTTATCTAATCTTTCTAAAATTAGAATATTCATTTCTGGTTTTAATAACTTGGTAATAAGTGCTAAAGTTGCACTCATAATTCCACCACCAACACAGATTAAATCGTATTCTTTTTTGAAACTCATGTTTTTATTTATTTAAGTACTGATGAACTTTTGTCTGTTTTTCTTACAAACAAGCAAACTAAAAACTACCAACTTGTCTAATACGCATCAACATCAATAATAAACCTTATTGGTCTAAAATCTTTTACAGCTTCAAACGTATTTCTAATTTTTGTAATCTGACTTTTAGTGTTTGCTAAACTTTGTTTTGGCGGAATTTTAATTACAATATTCTTAATATATTGGTTTCTAACTCTAGAAACAGATGGCGCTGTTGGGCCTAAAACATTTTCTCCAAAAGAAGTCTGTAATGCCTTAAATAACCAATTTACACCGCTATCAACTTTGTTATAATCTTTGTGTTTTAACGTGATTTTTATCACTCTATAATACGGCGGATATTTATATTGCCAACGTTCTTGCATTTGCTCCTTATACATTTCCGCATAATTTGTAGTAGAAACTTGTTGCAATATTTGATGGTAAGGATTATAGGTTTGAATAGCTACACGCCCTTGTTTCTTACTTCTTCCTGCTCTACCAGAAACTTGTACCATCATATCATAACCACGTTCATGCGCTCTAAAATCGGGAAAATTGAGCATGGTATCGGCATTTAAAATTCCTACTAAAGAAACATTTTCGAAATCTAGACCTTTAGATAACATTTGCGTACCCACCAAAACATCTATTTCTTTGGCTTCGAAAGCACCAATTATTTTCTGATACCCGTATTTTCCACGCGTAGTATCTAAATCCATTCTACCGATTTTAAAATCGGGAAATAAAGTTGTTAATTCTAATTCTATTTGTTCTGTACCAAAACCTTTTGTATCTAGAGTATTACTGCCACAAGCACCACAACTATTTGGCATTGCACGCTGGTAATTACAATAATGACAACGCAGTTCATTCCTAAATTTATGATACGTTAAAGTAACGTCACAATTTGGGCATTCTGGTGAAACTCCGCAAGTTTTACACTCTACTACAGGAGAATAACCACGCCTATTTTGAAATAAAATAACTTGTTCTTTTAAATCTAAAGCTTCTTGAATTAATTTTAGCAATCTGTCAGAAAAATGGCCTTTCATTTCCTTTTTCTTCTGCTTTTCTTTAACGTCAATTAGTTCAATTTTTGGCAATAGTACGTTTCCATGACGCCTATTTAATGCCACGAATCCGTATTTGTTTTCTTGTGCATTAAAATACGTTTCTAAAGAAGGCGTTGCAGAACCTAATAC from Polaribacter sp. ALD11 includes the following:
- a CDS encoding RNA polymerase sigma factor → MKIIPLHNKQKLLIKKAIANNREAQQQLFEQHSPKMLGVCRQYVKDLHHAEDLMLQGFLKVFTNLDKFKDEGSFEGWIRRIMVNTCISYLRKKNLVDLSDKDYVFNDAATESLENTSVEDIQKLIDKLPEGYKMVFNLFAIEGFKHSEIAAKLGVSESTSKSQLFKARKLLQANYYKMNKTIHENK
- a CDS encoding DUF6508 domain-containing protein; the encoded protein is MKINLIEAIEKTKIENGVFPNLYRADDKIRNNFITLYRKHNWQIIFDWTIWDEGKIISRNKNFNYSTINFETKCKLLTAIVRNDRFYDGAIIEALNSGLILKILKTI
- the mqo gene encoding malate dehydrogenase (quinone) — encoded protein: MSFKKEYDLICVGGGIMSATLALITKLLKPEMNILILERLDKVAQESSAAWNNAGTGHSALCELNYCPEEDGEISIKKAIDICTQYETSKQFWSYLVNKGLLKNPNEFIATVKHHSWVLGKENATYLENRFHAMKDHFMFDSIKFTREINKMKAWFPLIANDRTEDEIMAASRIDRGTEMNYGSLTEKLFSILENEFDTPVHCNMEVLDIDPDTDLDWTVEVRNLKTKEEYQLEAEHVFIGAGGGSLLLLQKVEIEEKEGYGGFPVSGEWLVCTNEDIIKQHDAKVYSKAGLGDPPMSTPHLDTRYIDGKRQLMFGPFAGFSPKFLKEGSNLDLFKSIQFDNIPAMFGAFWHNLPLTKYLIEQVLMSKEDRMNSLRKFVKNANAEDWEIMVAGQRVQIIKKDEFEGGILQFGTEVISSKDGSITCLLGASPGASTATSIMLEVIEKAFPELTNSIKGKQLLKEMVPFYKTNVTKELFDEQLEKSKVSLRL